The Pseudomonas triclosanedens genome has a window encoding:
- a CDS encoding pilus assembly protein, with the protein MNAAGVTRATIQNPVYSCRPSYHILMTDGIWNDLPLNVPNLGDHSALALPDGVQYNHKSPFYDATIKTLADLAFYYWATDARPTLENNVKPIIVAPNSNQATQYWDPRNDPATWQHMVTFTIGLGLSTSLSRANIPWAGDTYAGPGYAGLANGTLNWPPASAGSNDNVYDLWHAAINSRGQFFSADSPDAIVNAFSRIINLIGDRTSTSSRPAVKSAVGNVEAYRAQFSSDDWSGDLIRTDDSGGTTWSAKTRLAALPFANRKIKIYSATDSTHLQSFNWDNLSDAQKALFNRNPDSNSSADSNGNYRVDFIRGDRSREGTAVGSLRKRGSVLGDIVNSSPLLVGPPAYWASFANSIEGDDSDYAAFKSAHAGRSSMVYVGANDGMLHAFDAESGDEKFAFIPSAVIENLYLLTGQSYTGSAHRYYVDGSPVSADVYFGGAWHTVLIGTLGGGGKSIFALDITDPNNIKLLWEKSYSVGDANLSALGYTFPKPYIARLYSGQWAVITGNGYSGTNSGQAALMVLDVQTGDVLKKLVAQGDASRANGLSSVVVSDYNSDGVAEYAYAGDLQGNLWRFDLLPGSVHSSTASDPFKRGAGGIADSASYLNDFTVAYGGHPLYTAKDRRAGAASTAQPITAPPSLVRHPTGLGYLVIFGTGKYYETGDSQADTTRAMSLYGIWDRQTKGQSTTAHSPALSRSDLVLQEFSTPDSNPFTSISAIRTLSRNAVSWYRDNATATEDSDVNAWGWVLDLAVNDSYSGEMMVQPLIPRGSTLLVDSMIPSDDPCSGGSTNWLLGIDPYTGGATTYNVFDLNRNGIIDSSDSANGSVVAGFIAGTGTSGGSNTAGGEMRSGDINSKSDRMHYSSGPDFTGRQSWRVIPEVE; encoded by the coding sequence ATGAACGCCGCAGGGGTCACCAGAGCAACCATTCAGAATCCGGTTTATTCATGCCGACCCAGCTACCATATTCTGATGACTGATGGCATTTGGAACGATCTTCCTCTTAATGTGCCCAACCTTGGCGATCACTCTGCATTAGCATTGCCGGATGGCGTTCAATACAACCATAAGAGCCCATTCTATGATGCAACGATCAAGACTCTCGCCGATCTGGCGTTCTACTATTGGGCTACCGATGCCAGGCCTACGCTCGAAAATAATGTAAAACCAATAATAGTTGCCCCCAATAGCAACCAGGCAACCCAGTATTGGGATCCGCGAAATGATCCTGCTACTTGGCAGCATATGGTGACATTTACCATTGGTCTTGGCCTGAGCACATCTCTGAGCAGGGCGAACATACCTTGGGCAGGTGATACCTATGCCGGGCCTGGATATGCCGGCCTGGCCAATGGAACCTTGAATTGGCCTCCTGCCTCTGCTGGTAGCAACGATAACGTCTACGATCTCTGGCACGCGGCGATCAACTCCCGCGGCCAGTTCTTCAGCGCGGATAGCCCGGACGCGATCGTCAATGCGTTCTCCAGGATCATCAACCTGATCGGTGACAGAACAAGCACATCTTCCAGGCCGGCGGTGAAGTCTGCGGTCGGTAATGTGGAGGCCTATCGAGCGCAGTTCAGCAGCGATGACTGGAGCGGTGACCTCATACGCACCGATGACAGTGGCGGAACCACCTGGAGTGCCAAGACGCGTCTGGCTGCGCTGCCATTTGCGAACAGAAAGATAAAGATATACAGCGCAACGGACTCCACCCATCTGCAGAGCTTCAACTGGGACAACCTGAGCGATGCGCAGAAGGCACTGTTCAATCGCAACCCGGACAGCAATAGCAGTGCAGACAGCAACGGTAACTATCGTGTCGACTTCATAAGGGGCGACCGCTCCAGGGAGGGCACGGCCGTTGGCTCCTTGCGCAAGCGCGGCTCGGTACTGGGCGATATCGTCAACTCATCGCCGCTGCTGGTTGGCCCGCCTGCCTACTGGGCCTCGTTCGCCAACTCCATCGAGGGGGACGATTCGGACTACGCCGCGTTCAAGTCTGCGCACGCCGGGCGCAGCAGCATGGTCTACGTGGGGGCGAACGACGGCATGTTGCACGCCTTCGATGCGGAGAGCGGAGACGAGAAGTTCGCCTTCATTCCCAGCGCCGTCATCGAGAATCTGTATCTGCTCACCGGGCAAAGCTATACCGGGAGCGCCCACCGTTATTACGTCGACGGCTCGCCGGTCAGCGCCGATGTGTATTTTGGCGGCGCGTGGCATACGGTCCTGATCGGAACCCTGGGCGGGGGCGGGAAGTCGATCTTTGCCCTGGATATCACCGACCCCAACAACATCAAGCTCCTCTGGGAGAAGAGCTACAGCGTCGGGGACGCAAACCTTTCGGCACTGGGGTACACCTTCCCCAAACCCTATATCGCCCGGCTCTACTCCGGCCAGTGGGCTGTCATCACCGGTAATGGCTACTCCGGCACCAATAGCGGCCAGGCCGCGCTGATGGTTCTGGATGTACAGACTGGCGATGTTCTGAAGAAGCTGGTCGCGCAGGGAGATGCGTCGCGGGCGAACGGTCTTTCGAGCGTGGTGGTATCGGACTACAACAGCGACGGTGTTGCCGAGTACGCCTATGCGGGCGATCTCCAGGGCAACCTGTGGCGCTTCGATCTGCTCCCCGGCAGCGTTCACAGCAGCACCGCGAGTGACCCCTTCAAGCGCGGTGCCGGTGGCATCGCGGACAGTGCGTCGTACCTCAACGACTTCACCGTCGCCTATGGCGGGCACCCGCTCTATACGGCCAAGGACCGCCGTGCCGGCGCAGCCTCCACCGCGCAACCGATAACGGCACCGCCATCGTTGGTGCGCCACCCGACCGGCTTGGGCTACCTGGTGATTTTCGGAACCGGAAAGTACTACGAGACCGGGGACTCTCAGGCCGACACCACCAGGGCCATGAGCCTGTATGGCATCTGGGACCGGCAAACCAAGGGCCAGTCGACCACCGCACACAGCCCGGCACTGAGCCGCAGCGACCTGGTGTTGCAGGAGTTCAGCACGCCGGACAGCAATCCATTCACCTCCATTTCGGCGATACGCACGCTGTCGCGCAATGCCGTGTCCTGGTATCGGGACAATGCCACCGCTACTGAAGACAGCGATGTGAATGCCTGGGGCTGGGTGCTGGACCTTGCGGTCAATGACAGTTACAGCGGCGAGATGATGGTGCAGCCGCTGATACCCCGCGGCTCTACGCTGCTGGTCGATTCGATGATTCCCAGCGATGACCCGTGCTCGGGTGGCTCCACCAACTGGCTGCTGGGCATCGACCCGTACACCGGCGGGGCGACCACCTACAACGTCTTCGACCTCAACCGCAACGGCATCATCGACAGTTCCGACTCCGCTAACGGTTCGGTCGTTGCCGGCTTCATCGCGGGTACCGGCACCTCCGGCGGCAGCAATACCGCCGGTGGAGAGATGCGCTCAGGGGACATCAACTCGAAATCCGATCGGATGCACTACAGCTCCGGCCCGGACTTCACTGGCCGCCAGTCCTGGCGTGTGATTCCGGAGGTGGAGTGA
- a CDS encoding XRE family transcriptional regulator, with protein sequence MKSDTYGKAEQDQSDKSAVPTFTQEVGTRIAEVARLLGSRRALAKQVGIHETQLYRYIKGINAAAPELLSAIAKAGRVSLDWLINGEEVVATPVEGAKSVEGEYVYIPLYDGQVSAGHGSWTDGATVLVNLAFTRYSLRKKGLDPSSISAIRIGGDSMEPLLCDGDTVLVDHTKSTVQDAAVYVVRLDDHLYAKRLQRRFDGSVSIISENKAYTEMIVPKAKLSDLEIIGRVVWASRWMV encoded by the coding sequence GTGAAATCAGACACTTACGGAAAGGCGGAACAAGATCAATCAGATAAGTCAGCTGTTCCGACTTTCACGCAGGAGGTCGGAACGCGCATCGCGGAGGTGGCTAGGCTGCTTGGTAGCCGGCGAGCATTGGCGAAGCAGGTCGGCATCCACGAGACCCAGCTTTACAGATATATCAAGGGGATCAACGCCGCCGCTCCTGAACTCCTTTCGGCCATAGCCAAGGCTGGTCGTGTGAGTCTGGATTGGCTTATCAATGGGGAAGAGGTGGTTGCTACGCCTGTCGAAGGCGCGAAGAGCGTTGAGGGCGAGTATGTATACATACCCCTCTATGACGGCCAGGTGAGCGCAGGGCATGGTTCCTGGACCGACGGCGCCACCGTGCTTGTGAATCTGGCATTCACCCGGTACAGCCTGCGAAAAAAGGGCTTGGACCCCTCCAGTATCTCAGCGATCCGCATTGGCGGTGACTCTATGGAGCCTCTGCTGTGCGATGGCGATACAGTGCTTGTGGATCACACCAAGTCAACGGTCCAAGACGCGGCAGTCTACGTCGTTCGCCTGGATGACCATCTCTATGCAAAGCGCCTGCAAAGGCGCTTTGATGGGTCGGTGTCGATCATCAGTGAAAACAAGGCCTATACCGAAATGATCGTCCCAAAGGCAAAGCTGTCGGACCTGGAGATCATCGGAAGGGTTGTATGGGCTAGTCGCTGGATGGTTTAG
- a CDS encoding helix-turn-helix domain-containing protein, which produces MNIATIPKDPVMRWEWIKYQLRIRGSSTAAIARQLGVSSRAVRVAKEIPYPRVERALAAALDLSPVKLWPERWIDEDNPKRQRPNRSETLLAYESYAKNTRYAPIAQRKDEARA; this is translated from the coding sequence ATGAACATAGCCACCATCCCGAAAGACCCGGTGATGCGCTGGGAGTGGATCAAGTACCAGCTGCGCATCCGTGGTTCTTCCACCGCGGCAATAGCCCGCCAACTGGGTGTTAGCTCCAGGGCAGTTCGCGTCGCGAAAGAGATTCCCTATCCCCGCGTAGAGCGTGCACTCGCCGCCGCGCTGGACCTGAGCCCTGTGAAGCTCTGGCCCGAACGCTGGATTGACGAGGACAACCCGAAGCGGCAGCGTCCGAATCGCTCAGAGACGCTGCTGGCTTATGAAAGTTATGCAAAAAATACCAGATACGCTCCTATAGCGCAGCGTAAAGACGAAGCGAGGGCTTGA
- a CDS encoding DNA-binding protein — MSEWFMPTKLAGLPGLPTTDRGIRKLAEREGWKKQKHSGRGGGYEYHVSALPKETRAALLNAALGEVATKAVRQETQLALVETNRQQLVADARQGVLHALDLMMARTGYSRKRSITLMLDMARLGQVEPQLLAMLKMARDPRGRPSADGLPSVRSLERFLDQAERGALVPKVRRPDMSVPDWAPAFMTIYQGPEKRSARAAHALLEKHWQGQMPSLDQVYAFLRKVGNVSREVGRMGEHEIKALRPFIRRDFTKLLPTDVYSCDGHTFDAEVQHPMHGRPFRPEITTIIDIRTRRIPGWSTGLAESALVVVDALRDACIKGGVPAIFYVDNGSGYVNHMMRDEAVGLMGRLGIDMKNSLPYNSQARGVIERVHQSLWIRAAKELPGYIGADMDRQAKLATFKLTRRAIAKGGTMPLMSWESFVAFCEQQIAEYNDRPHSSLPRITDPNTGRRRHMTPNEAWALHEAEGFSPMRVTDDEARPLFRPQVLRTVRRCELEFIGNRYFARELEEFHGEQLAVAYDIHDASKVWVYDGEGRFLCTAELGGNSRDYMPASYIERAREKRADAREKRAIAHLDEIRAERQGGYALEMDAPLTIPGLGTITPEQLRSRSAATFEVQAERIDEPVTVATAAPAASAQVFTLPTVPAQRYRQWCELAERQRSGQPIEPEAAQWFEVYPKSKEFAAQQRQA, encoded by the coding sequence ATGAGTGAGTGGTTCATGCCTACAAAGCTGGCCGGGCTTCCAGGGCTGCCGACTACTGATCGAGGTATCCGAAAGCTGGCAGAAAGGGAAGGCTGGAAGAAGCAGAAGCACTCCGGGCGCGGTGGTGGATATGAGTACCACGTTTCGGCCCTGCCGAAGGAAACCCGCGCCGCACTGCTGAACGCCGCCCTGGGCGAGGTGGCCACCAAGGCGGTCCGCCAGGAGACGCAGCTGGCCCTGGTCGAAACCAACCGCCAGCAACTGGTCGCCGATGCCCGCCAGGGGGTGCTGCACGCCCTAGACCTGATGATGGCCCGCACCGGCTACAGCCGGAAGCGCTCCATCACCCTGATGCTGGACATGGCGCGCCTCGGCCAGGTCGAGCCGCAGCTGCTCGCCATGCTCAAGATGGCCCGCGATCCTCGCGGCCGCCCGAGCGCGGATGGCCTGCCGAGCGTGCGCAGCCTGGAGCGCTTCCTGGATCAGGCCGAGCGTGGCGCCCTGGTGCCGAAGGTCCGCCGCCCGGACATGAGCGTTCCCGACTGGGCGCCTGCCTTCATGACGATCTACCAAGGGCCGGAGAAGCGCAGCGCCCGCGCTGCCCATGCACTACTGGAGAAGCACTGGCAGGGGCAAATGCCCAGCCTGGACCAGGTCTATGCGTTCCTGCGCAAGGTGGGCAACGTCAGCCGCGAGGTCGGGCGCATGGGTGAGCATGAAATCAAGGCGCTGCGCCCGTTCATTCGCCGCGACTTCACCAAGCTGCTGCCGACCGACGTCTATTCCTGCGACGGCCACACGTTCGACGCCGAGGTCCAGCACCCGATGCACGGCCGGCCCTTCCGGCCGGAAATCACCACCATCATCGACATCCGTACCCGTCGAATTCCGGGCTGGTCCACCGGCCTGGCCGAGTCGGCCCTGGTGGTGGTCGATGCCCTACGTGACGCCTGCATCAAGGGCGGCGTCCCGGCCATCTTCTACGTGGACAACGGCTCGGGCTACGTCAACCACATGATGCGCGACGAGGCGGTCGGCCTTATGGGCCGCCTGGGCATCGATATGAAGAACAGCCTGCCCTACAACAGCCAGGCGCGGGGCGTGATTGAGCGCGTCCACCAGAGCCTGTGGATTCGGGCCGCCAAGGAACTGCCCGGCTACATCGGCGCCGACATGGACCGCCAGGCCAAGCTGGCCACCTTCAAGCTGACGCGCCGGGCCATCGCCAAGGGCGGCACCATGCCGCTGATGTCTTGGGAATCTTTTGTCGCGTTCTGCGAACAGCAGATTGCCGAGTACAACGACCGCCCGCACAGCAGCCTGCCGCGCATCACCGACCCGAACACCGGTCGCCGCCGTCACATGACCCCGAACGAAGCCTGGGCGCTGCACGAAGCGGAGGGTTTCAGCCCGATGCGCGTTACCGACGACGAAGCCCGCCCGCTGTTCCGGCCCCAGGTGCTGCGCACCGTCCGCCGCTGCGAACTGGAGTTCATCGGCAACCGCTACTTCGCCCGCGAGCTGGAAGAGTTCCACGGCGAGCAGCTGGCGGTCGCCTACGACATCCACGACGCCAGCAAGGTGTGGGTGTACGACGGTGAAGGCCGTTTCCTCTGCACCGCCGAGCTGGGTGGCAACAGCCGCGACTACATGCCGGCGTCCTACATCGAGCGCGCCCGCGAGAAGCGGGCCGATGCCCGCGAGAAACGCGCCATTGCGCACCTGGACGAGATCCGCGCCGAGCGTCAAGGCGGTTACGCCCTGGAAATGGACGCCCCGCTGACCATTCCCGGCCTCGGAACCATCACCCCCGAGCAACTCCGTTCGCGGTCCGCCGCGACATTCGAAGTACAGGCGGAGCGGATCGACGAGCCAGTCACCGTCGCCACCGCAGCCCCGGCAGCGTCCGCCCAGGTCTTCACCCTGCCGACAGTACCCGCCCAGCGTTACCGCCAATGGTGCGAACTGGCTGAACGCCAACGCTCCGGCCAGCCCATCGAGCCGGAAGCCGCCCAGTGGTTCGAGGTTTACCCCAAATCGAAAGAGTTCGCTGCCCAACAGCGGCAAGCATGA
- a CDS encoding AAA family ATPase gives MKGAVFMTIQQNIPTSTGMADIANIALCDIALEKALSRTATLPGLVCFYGPSGFGKSVSAAWVANRRRAYYVQAKSLWTRKHTLKAILGEMGIKPSGTIPEMADQIAEELAGSGRPLIIDEMDHLVASGCVELVRDLYESSQAAIMLIGEEMLPTKLKKFERFHGRVLSWIPAQPVTLDDARNLAPVYSPGVQIADDLLSHLVTKSLGSVRRVSVNLEMLAESAAVHGMVKLDQADFKRLGLELYTGVAPSPRTSK, from the coding sequence ATGAAAGGAGCTGTATTCATGACCATCCAGCAGAACATTCCCACCTCCACCGGCATGGCCGATATCGCCAACATCGCGCTCTGTGACATCGCCCTGGAGAAGGCCCTGTCGCGCACCGCAACCCTGCCGGGCCTGGTGTGCTTCTACGGCCCCAGCGGCTTCGGCAAGAGCGTTTCCGCCGCCTGGGTAGCGAACCGCCGTCGCGCCTACTACGTGCAGGCCAAAAGCCTCTGGACCCGCAAGCACACCCTCAAGGCCATCCTGGGGGAAATGGGTATCAAGCCGAGCGGCACCATCCCGGAAATGGCCGACCAGATCGCCGAAGAACTGGCTGGCAGCGGCCGCCCGCTGATCATCGACGAGATGGACCACCTGGTGGCTTCGGGTTGCGTCGAGCTGGTCCGCGACCTGTACGAGTCCAGCCAGGCCGCGATCATGCTGATCGGCGAGGAAATGTTGCCGACCAAGCTGAAGAAGTTCGAGCGCTTCCACGGCCGCGTGCTGAGCTGGATTCCTGCCCAGCCGGTGACCCTGGACGACGCCCGCAACCTCGCGCCGGTCTACAGCCCAGGCGTCCAGATCGCCGACGACCTGCTGTCGCATCTGGTGACCAAATCCCTAGGCTCGGTGCGCCGTGTCTCCGTCAACCTGGAAATGCTCGCAGAGTCTGCCGCCGTTCACGGTATGGTCAAACTGGATCAGGCCGACTTCAAGCGCCTGGGCCTGGAGCTGTATACCGGTGTGGCGCCGAGCCCGAGGACTTCGAAATGA